The Ailuropoda melanoleuca isolate Jingjing unplaced genomic scaffold, ASM200744v2 unplaced-scaffold2731, whole genome shotgun sequence genome includes a region encoding these proteins:
- the LOC100469365 gene encoding keratin-associated protein 4-12-like, producing MVNSCCGSVCSDQGCGQETCCHPTCCQTTCCRTTCCRPSCCVSSCCRPSCGGSSCCGSSCCRPSCCISSCCRPSCGGSSCCRPSCCISSCCRPTCCQTTCCRTTCCRPSCCISSCCRPSCGGSSCCRPSCCISSCCRPTCCQTTCCRTTCCRPSCCVSSCCCPSCGGSSCCRPSCCISSCCRPTCCQTTCCRTTCCRPSCCVSSCCRPSCGGSSCCRPSCCISSCCRPTCCQTTCCRTTCCRPNCCVSSCCLPSCC from the coding sequence ATGGTCAACTCCTGTTGTGGCTCCGTCTGCTCTGACCAGGGCTGTGGCCAGGAGACCTGCTGCCACCCCACCTGCTGCCAGACCACCTGCTGCAGGACCACCTGCTGCCGCCCCAGCTGCTGTGTGTCCAGCTGCTGCCGCCCCTCCTGCGGTGGCTCCAgctgctgtggctccagctgctgccGCCCCTCCTGCTGCATCTCCAGCTGCTGCCGCCCCTCCTGCGGTGGCTCCAGCTGCTGCAGGCCCAGCTGTTGCATCTCTAGCTGCTGCCGCCCCACCTGCTGCCAGACCACCTGCTGCAGGACCACCTGCTGCCGCCCCAGCTGCTGTATCTCCAGCTGCTGCCGCCCCTCCTGCGGTGGCTCCAGCTGCTGCAGGCCCAGCTGCTGCATCTCTAGCTGCTGCCGCCCCACCTGCTGCCAGACCACCTGCTGCAGGACCACCTGCTGCCGCCCCAGCTGCTGCGTGTCCAgctgctgctgcccctcctgcGGTGGCTCCAGCTGCTGCAGGCCCAGCTGCTGCATCTCTAGCTGCTGCCGCCCCACCTGCTGCCAGACCACCTGCTGCAGGACCACCTGCTGCCGCCCCAGCTGCTGTGTGTCCAGCTGCTGCCGCCCCTCCTGCGGTGGTTCCAGCTGCTGCAGGCCCAGCTGTTGCATCTCTAGCTGCTGCCGCCCCACCTGCTGCCAGACCACCTGCTGCAGGACCACCTGCTGCCGCCCCAACTGCTGTGTGTCCAGCTGCTGCCTCCCCAGCTGTTGCTAG